One genomic window of Indicator indicator isolate 239-I01 chromosome 11, UM_Iind_1.1, whole genome shotgun sequence includes the following:
- the CLDN12 gene encoding claudin-12: MGCREVHAATVLAFLSGTASVAGLLAAVLLPNWRQMRLCTFNRNERNLTVFTGLWIKCARFDGSRDCVIYDPQWYRAVDQLDLRVLQFALPLSMATAAAALLLCLVGMCHTAFVSSVPNVKLARCLVNSAGCHLVAGLLFLLACAICLTPSVWVIFYNSYLNRKYEPIFSFDISVFIAIASAGGLFFTSVLLFLWYCACKSLPSPFWQPFYSHPPSMHSYNPQPYSARSRLSAMEIDIPVVTHTS, translated from the coding sequence ATGGGCTGTCGGGAGGTTCACGCAGCCACGGTGCTGGCCTTCCTGAGTGGCACAGCGTCAGTGGCCGGGCTGCTGGCAGCGGTGCTGCTGCCCAACTGGCGGCAGATGCGGCTGTGCACCTTCAACCGGAACGAGCGGAACCTGACGGTGTTCACGGGGCTGTGGATCAAGTGCGCACGCTTTGACGGCAGCCGCGACTGCGTCATCTACGACCCGCAGTGGTACAGGGCCGTGGACCAGCTGGACCTGCGCGTCCTGCAGTTCGCCCTGCCCCTCAGCATGGCCACCGCAGccgctgccctgctgctctgcctggtgGGCATGTGCCACACGGCCTTCGTGTCCAGTGTGCCCAACGTCAAGCTGGCCAGGTGCCTGGTCAACAGCGCGGGCTGTCACCTGGTGGCCGgcctgctcttcctgctggcCTGTGCCATCTGCCTCACCCCCTCTGTCTGGGTCATCTTCTACAACAGCTACCTGAACAGGAAGTACGAGCCCATCTTCAGCTTCGACATCTCCGTCTTCATCGCCATTGCCAGTGCCGGCGGGCTCTTCttcacctctgtgctgctcttcctctggtACTGTGCCTGCAAgagcctcccctctcccttctggcAGCCCTTCTACTCACACCCGCCCAGCATGCACAGCTACAACCCCCAGCCCTACTCTGCCCGCTCCCGCCTGTCCGCCATGGAGATTGACATCCCCGTGGTCACACACACCTCCTAA
- the GTPBP10 gene encoding GTP-binding protein 10 — MVRCGGAALRKYGSFIDALRLYVRGGAGGMGYPRLGGEGGRGGDVWLIARERVTLKSIRDRYPHKRFVAGTGANSSVRALKGEKGKDCEVHVPLGVSVLSDDGREIGELNAAGERFLAARGGLGGSLATNFVPCKGQRRIVCLDLKLIADVGLVGFPNAGKSSLLSKMSHAKPQVASYPFTTVQPELGKLMYTDYKQILVADLPGLIEGAHANKGMGHKFLKHVERTKQLLLVVDISGFQLSIKTPFRTAFEAVLLLTKELELYKEELLSKPALLAVNKMDLPGARENLSELLKQLQHPHDFLHLLEEEMIPAKPMEFKNIIPISTYTGEGIEELKACIRSSIDEEAEQENEEYRKKQLQLLQPSAGQGDRR, encoded by the exons ATGGTGCGGTGCGGCGGGGCCGCGCTGCGGAAG tatggcagCTTCATCGATGCACTGCGGCTCTACGTCCGAGGAGGAGCAGGGGGCATGGGCTACCCTCGcctggggggagaaggaggcagaGGTGGTGATGTCTGGCTCATCGCTCGGGAGAGAGTTACCCTGAAGAGCATAAGGGACAGATACCCTCACAAGAGGTTCGTGGCTGGGACGGGAGCCAACAGCAG TGTCAGAGCACTGAAAGGTGAAAAAGGAAAGGACTGTGAGGTTCACGTGCCCCTGGGAGTCTCAGTGCTCTCTGAtgatggcagggagattg GAGAGCTTAATGCAGCAGGGGAGAGATTCTTGGCAGCTCGTGGGGGTCTTGGAGGCTCTCTGGCTACAAACTTTGTGCCCTGCAAAGGGCAGAGGAGAATTGTTTGCCTGGATTTGAAGCTCATAGCAGATGTTGGCCTGGTCGG GTTTCCCAATGCAGGAAAATCATCCCTGCTGAGCAAGATGTCTCATGCCAAGCCCCAGGTCGCCAGCTACCCGT TTACAACAgtgcagcctgagctgggcaaGCTGATGTACACAGACTACAAGCAG ATTTTGGTGGCTGATCTGCCAGGCCTGATCGAGGGTGCACATGCAAACAAAGGGATGGGCCACAAGTTCCTGAAGCACGTGGAGAGAACCAAACAGCTGCTCTTGGTG GTTGATATCTCTGGATTTCAGCTGTCTATCAAGACTCCTTTCAGGACAGCCTTTGAAGCTGTTCTGCTGCTAACAAAG gagctggagctgtacAAGGAGGAGCTTCTAAGCAAGCCTGCACTTCTTGCTGTTAATAAAATGGATTTGCCTGGTGCCAGGGAAAATTTGAGTGAacttctgaagcagctgcagcatcctcatG ACTTCTTGCACCTACTGGAGGAAGAAATGATTCCTGCAAAGCCTATGGAATTCAAGAATATAATTCCTATATCTACCTACACTGGAGAAGGCATCGAGGAGCTAAAAGCCTGTATCAGGAGTTCCATAGAcgaggaagcagagcaggagaatgAGGAATATCggaagaagcagctgcagctcctccagccctcagcagggcagggggacagaaggtag